Proteins from a genomic interval of Agrococcus sp. ARC_14:
- a CDS encoding helicase-related protein has product MGDSESYFAANGREVRDAVRGAFADSTHVDALSQSFSLFAWDALKDQLEHSTVRLLLWRDWQHAHLNGGHSENLQRARLDQHRIARECTTWSTDHLSAKEVTRTIRETWLSMRGSASVVVEGAGFESEALGLVASHDAMLFTSVERSTERVARAEAIMDKIWHSTDATRLVDEEFRAALRVLSQDNTPESAYLRILTALFEDFVDAGTDAFGAQQQMGFFDSEVWKKLYSFQRDGVLGVIEKLERHNGCILADSVGLGKTFEALAVIKFYELRNDRVLVLAPKRLRENWTLYRANDGRNPLAGDRLRYDVLNHTDLTRSSGISGDIDLAHLNWGNYDLVVIDESHNFRNTSPSKSRVTRYQRLMDEVLRSGVKTKVLMLSATPVNTRLADLKNQVLFATEGDDRALSGEGIASIESTLRQAQMRFRAWQEAPESQRSAKSLVSHLGFDYVRLLDLMTIARSRKHIEKYYSSRDVGSFPVRRPPINIKSAVDADDALMPLAEVNRHILGMNLAAYKPMSYVFSGMLGRYEQLYDYKWGTGSKYFAQTDRENNIVHLMRVNLLKRLESSTHSITMTLRKLLSTVRAVLDAIEAFERDPGRSLSLSEIEGEDWSDLDFEDPMFEDAVIGTRVKILLSDIDRRRWRQDLHDDLETLQLLQEEFAQITPSRDLKLQRLRGYVREKVTAPFNDGNRKVLIFTAFSDTAEYLYAQLREWARDELGIHVGLITGSSTRSTLPLARTDMHSVLQRFSPLSKGGDEHGESIDLLIGTDAISEGQNLQDCDTVVNYDIHWNPVRIVQRFGRVDRIGTRSTSVQLVNFWPDIDLETYINLEKRVSGRMALLDVSATGEENLLTQNEQKAMNDLDYRRMQLEQMQTTAPSMEDLAGGLSITDLTLSDFRMDIASHDHADLETVQSWPLALFAVARFQQSLATDGLAPGAVFLLRVRDGQIPLTPSYPLAPHLLLYVTDDGSLAHPVEDPKLALDVLRLHGTEGTAIDVEAVREFARSTQDGRDMRHYRRLLAAAVAAASRRGSENRVASLFSAGATQLGAGDDAPGLDVVDLVAWMALVP; this is encoded by the coding sequence ATGGGTGACTCCGAGTCATACTTCGCGGCAAACGGCCGAGAGGTCCGTGACGCGGTTCGTGGCGCGTTCGCTGACTCGACGCACGTCGACGCACTTTCGCAGAGCTTCTCGCTATTCGCCTGGGACGCGCTGAAGGACCAGCTCGAGCACTCGACTGTGCGCTTGCTGTTGTGGCGCGACTGGCAGCATGCCCACCTGAATGGCGGGCACTCCGAGAACCTCCAGCGCGCGCGCCTCGACCAGCACCGCATCGCTCGCGAGTGCACTACATGGTCGACCGATCACCTGAGTGCGAAGGAGGTCACGCGCACCATTCGCGAAACGTGGCTCAGCATGCGCGGTTCGGCTTCGGTCGTCGTGGAAGGCGCAGGATTCGAGTCTGAGGCTCTCGGGCTGGTCGCCAGCCACGACGCCATGCTGTTCACGTCCGTCGAACGGTCGACCGAGCGTGTCGCGCGTGCTGAGGCGATCATGGACAAGATCTGGCACAGCACGGATGCGACACGTCTGGTTGACGAGGAGTTCCGGGCAGCACTGCGCGTGCTGAGCCAGGACAACACACCCGAGTCCGCCTACCTCCGCATCCTCACAGCTCTGTTCGAGGACTTCGTCGACGCGGGGACGGATGCCTTCGGGGCTCAACAGCAAATGGGCTTCTTCGATTCGGAGGTATGGAAGAAGCTCTACTCATTCCAGCGCGACGGCGTGCTCGGCGTCATTGAGAAGCTCGAGCGCCACAACGGCTGCATCCTCGCCGACAGTGTTGGCCTCGGGAAGACTTTTGAGGCGCTCGCGGTCATCAAGTTCTACGAGCTGCGCAACGACCGCGTGCTCGTGCTCGCGCCGAAGCGGCTCCGCGAGAACTGGACGCTGTACCGAGCCAACGATGGGCGCAACCCGCTTGCCGGTGACCGCCTCCGTTACGACGTGCTCAACCACACCGACCTCACACGGTCATCCGGGATCTCCGGCGACATCGATCTGGCGCACCTCAATTGGGGCAACTACGACCTGGTTGTGATTGACGAGTCCCACAACTTCCGCAACACTTCACCGTCCAAGAGCCGGGTCACGCGATATCAGCGACTGATGGATGAAGTGCTCAGATCGGGTGTGAAGACGAAGGTGCTGATGCTCTCGGCGACGCCGGTTAACACACGGCTCGCCGACCTGAAGAATCAGGTGCTGTTCGCCACTGAAGGCGATGACCGGGCGCTCTCCGGTGAAGGGATCGCCTCGATCGAGTCCACGTTGCGTCAGGCGCAGATGAGGTTCCGCGCCTGGCAGGAGGCACCCGAGTCGCAACGCAGCGCGAAATCACTGGTGAGTCATCTCGGCTTCGACTACGTGCGCCTGCTCGACCTGATGACGATCGCGCGATCACGCAAGCACATCGAGAAGTACTACAGCTCCCGCGATGTGGGGAGCTTCCCTGTTCGTCGCCCGCCCATCAACATCAAGTCCGCGGTCGATGCGGACGACGCGCTGATGCCGTTGGCAGAGGTCAACCGGCATATCCTCGGGATGAACTTGGCGGCGTACAAGCCCATGAGCTACGTCTTCTCGGGGATGCTCGGTAGGTACGAGCAGCTCTACGACTACAAGTGGGGAACGGGGAGCAAGTACTTCGCCCAGACCGACCGCGAAAACAACATCGTGCACCTCATGCGGGTCAACCTGCTGAAGCGCCTCGAGTCGTCAACGCACTCGATCACTATGACGCTGCGCAAGCTGCTGAGCACGGTCCGGGCCGTGCTCGACGCGATCGAGGCTTTCGAGCGCGACCCCGGACGATCACTCTCTTTGAGCGAGATCGAAGGAGAGGACTGGAGCGACCTCGACTTCGAAGATCCGATGTTCGAGGACGCGGTGATCGGCACTCGCGTGAAGATCCTGCTGTCGGACATCGATCGGCGTCGCTGGAGGCAAGACCTCCACGACGACCTGGAAACGCTGCAGTTGCTGCAGGAGGAGTTCGCGCAAATCACGCCGTCACGCGACCTGAAACTCCAGCGGCTCAGGGGCTACGTGCGCGAGAAAGTCACGGCGCCGTTCAACGACGGCAACCGCAAAGTGTTGATCTTCACCGCGTTCTCCGACACTGCCGAGTACCTCTATGCGCAACTGCGCGAGTGGGCGCGTGACGAGCTCGGAATCCACGTCGGCCTGATCACCGGATCGTCCACGAGGTCGACGCTGCCCTTGGCGCGTACCGATATGCACTCGGTGCTGCAGCGTTTCTCGCCATTGTCGAAGGGTGGCGACGAGCACGGCGAATCGATCGACCTTCTGATCGGCACGGATGCGATCTCGGAGGGGCAGAACCTGCAGGACTGCGACACCGTGGTCAACTACGACATCCACTGGAACCCCGTGCGCATCGTCCAGCGGTTCGGACGAGTGGACCGCATCGGCACCCGCAGCACCAGCGTGCAACTTGTCAACTTTTGGCCCGACATCGATCTCGAGACGTATATCAACCTCGAGAAGCGCGTCTCGGGACGAATGGCACTGCTCGATGTCTCCGCGACCGGTGAGGAGAATCTGCTCACCCAGAACGAGCAGAAGGCCATGAACGACCTCGACTATCGCCGCATGCAGCTCGAGCAGATGCAGACGACCGCGCCCTCGATGGAAGACCTGGCTGGCGGCCTCTCGATCACCGACCTCACGCTCTCCGACTTCCGCATGGATATTGCATCACACGATCACGCTGATCTCGAAACGGTCCAGTCGTGGCCGCTCGCTCTGTTCGCCGTCGCGCGCTTCCAGCAGAGTCTGGCCACGGATGGGTTGGCGCCCGGTGCCGTGTTCCTGCTGCGAGTCCGGGATGGACAGATCCCGCTCACCCCTTCGTACCCACTTGCTCCGCACCTCCTGCTATACGTCACCGACGACGGATCCCTCGCCCATCCGGTTGAAGACCCGAAGTTGGCACTGGATGTGCTGCGGCTGCACGGCACCGAAGGAACCGCCATTGATGTCGAGGCGGTGCGCGAGTTCGCGCGGTCGACGCAGGATGGTCGAGACATGCGCCACTACCGGCGCTTGCTCGCCGCCGCCGTCGCGGCCGCATCCCGCCGCGGCTCCGAGAACCGGGTGGCCTCCCTGTTCTCCGCCGGCGCGACGCAATTGGGCGCAGGCGACGACGCCCCTGGCCTCGACGTCGTCGACCTCGTCGCGTGGATGGCGCTCGTGCCGTGA
- a CDS encoding DUF4391 domain-containing protein, with translation MTFDVVELLGIPESAVVGERLTKKMLQELIVETTADSRLIAAKVSSAQVVAVLSPQTTSMSASRSSERTVLDVAVLHLAVADTATAQDRARLCDLLMRAMPRPLVLLTTAASGLAELSVAVTRASQVDAARSVIEVVLTVDAASAGTSARCFAPLDRTDLWSWYSDVARRLAAGDAKPNGALTAGEALRSRLELHRLAAELIAVQRRLQRTKQMQERIDLNREAKRIRAKCSDVGAALYAPE, from the coding sequence GTGACGTTCGATGTCGTTGAACTCCTCGGTATTCCGGAGAGTGCCGTCGTCGGCGAGCGACTGACGAAGAAGATGCTCCAGGAGTTGATCGTGGAGACGACTGCCGACTCGCGCCTGATCGCCGCGAAGGTCTCGTCCGCGCAGGTCGTCGCTGTCCTGTCGCCGCAGACGACGAGCATGTCTGCGAGCCGCTCCTCGGAGCGCACCGTGCTGGATGTCGCTGTGCTGCATCTCGCGGTCGCCGACACCGCCACAGCGCAGGACCGAGCGAGACTATGTGATCTGCTCATGCGGGCGATGCCGCGACCGCTCGTGCTGCTCACGACCGCAGCGAGCGGTCTCGCTGAACTGAGCGTTGCCGTGACGCGGGCAAGCCAAGTTGACGCCGCCCGCTCGGTGATTGAAGTCGTGCTCACCGTCGACGCTGCGTCCGCCGGCACTTCTGCGCGCTGCTTCGCGCCGCTGGATCGCACAGACCTTTGGAGTTGGTACTCGGATGTCGCTCGGCGGCTCGCCGCCGGAGATGCGAAGCCCAACGGTGCGCTCACCGCCGGCGAGGCGCTTCGCTCTCGACTTGAGCTGCATCGCCTGGCGGCCGAGCTCATCGCGGTGCAGCGTCGCCTGCAGCGCACGAAGCAGATGCAGGAACGTATCGACCTCAATAGAGAGGCAAAGAGGATCCGCGCCAAATGCTCGGATGTCGGCGCCGCCCTCTACGCTCCTGAGTAG
- a CDS encoding site-specific DNA-methyltransferase, translating to MSDRFVPVESLSGPGEAASNADLLTDLVTRAFPDAVDETGIDFEVLQALAGHEVVAGQEKFGLSWPGKAESRRLALLPPDGTLLPRPDESVDWDGTQNLVVEGDNLAVLRLLRRAYAGKVDVIYIDPPYNTAGDLVYDDKREQSASEFETASGDRDEVGRLVQVSETSGRKHSSWLSMMHPRLWAARDMLADDGVLIAAIDDNEQANLKLLLDQVFGAENFIATVVWQGGRKNDSRYISVGHDYMLIYAKNEQTLAAQGVRWREEKEGVDDVIAQGRRVWEQFGPDERAATSAMRAWFKSKRADDPVQAMSRYTYFLPDGALAGDTDLTWPGGKGPKYDVLHPDTGLPVPIPERGWLYAAPERMQQAIDAGEIIFRDDHTRPIRLKKRLEAVTGQVVMSVFERQRTHAGRRMKQLFGGDSPFTFPKDVDVLTRWIGLVSGEKPDALVLDFFAGSGSTGHAVLELNASDGGRRRYVLVQVDENIDRDDYESIADVTRERLRRAGRQIADERGSASGPIDLGFRSYRLAASNIQSWGGEVDGDVGQTLLDAVDNLVEGRTTDDLLVEMMLRLGVELTVPVEQREVAGSTLYSVGGGTLFAHFGTDITVQRAKEIARAIQAWRDEDAPESDVSVVVRDTGFADSSAKLNLAAALNQVGITTLRSV from the coding sequence ATGTCCGATCGGTTCGTTCCCGTCGAGTCCCTGAGTGGCCCTGGTGAGGCGGCGTCGAACGCCGACCTCCTGACGGATCTCGTCACGCGCGCCTTCCCCGATGCCGTGGACGAGACCGGCATCGACTTCGAGGTCCTGCAGGCGCTCGCGGGCCACGAGGTCGTGGCCGGCCAGGAGAAGTTCGGGCTGAGCTGGCCTGGCAAGGCAGAATCGCGGCGCCTGGCGCTCCTGCCGCCCGATGGCACGCTGCTTCCGCGCCCAGACGAATCCGTCGATTGGGACGGCACGCAGAACTTGGTGGTCGAAGGTGACAACCTCGCTGTGCTGCGTCTGTTGCGTCGGGCGTATGCAGGCAAGGTTGACGTCATCTACATCGATCCGCCTTACAACACCGCGGGCGATCTTGTGTACGACGACAAGCGCGAGCAGTCGGCAAGCGAGTTCGAAACTGCATCCGGCGACCGCGACGAGGTCGGAAGGCTCGTGCAGGTCTCCGAGACATCGGGCCGCAAGCACTCGAGCTGGTTGAGCATGATGCATCCGCGGCTCTGGGCTGCGCGCGACATGCTTGCCGACGACGGTGTCCTCATCGCAGCGATCGACGACAACGAGCAGGCGAACCTGAAGCTCCTGCTCGACCAGGTCTTCGGGGCTGAGAACTTCATCGCAACGGTCGTGTGGCAGGGCGGACGCAAGAACGACTCCCGCTACATCTCCGTCGGACATGACTACATGCTTATCTACGCCAAGAACGAGCAGACGCTGGCAGCGCAGGGTGTGCGCTGGCGGGAGGAGAAGGAGGGCGTCGACGACGTCATCGCGCAGGGCCGCCGAGTGTGGGAGCAGTTCGGGCCAGATGAGCGTGCGGCCACAAGCGCAATGCGAGCATGGTTCAAGTCGAAGCGAGCGGATGACCCGGTGCAGGCAATGTCTCGCTACACCTACTTTCTTCCCGATGGTGCACTCGCCGGCGATACAGACCTTACTTGGCCGGGAGGGAAAGGTCCCAAGTACGATGTGCTCCATCCGGACACGGGTCTACCTGTCCCCATTCCGGAACGCGGGTGGCTCTATGCGGCTCCCGAGCGAATGCAGCAGGCGATCGACGCGGGTGAGATCATCTTCCGCGACGATCACACAAGGCCGATTCGACTGAAGAAGCGACTGGAAGCCGTCACTGGACAGGTCGTCATGTCCGTGTTTGAACGCCAGCGTACACACGCAGGACGCCGAATGAAGCAGTTGTTCGGCGGAGATTCTCCATTCACTTTCCCCAAGGACGTCGACGTCCTTACCCGGTGGATCGGGCTCGTCTCGGGGGAAAAACCTGACGCGCTCGTGCTTGACTTCTTCGCCGGCTCGGGGTCGACTGGTCACGCCGTCCTGGAGTTGAATGCATCGGATGGTGGTCGGCGACGCTACGTCCTCGTTCAAGTCGACGAGAACATCGATCGCGACGACTACGAGTCCATCGCCGACGTCACTCGCGAGCGGCTTCGGCGCGCGGGCCGGCAGATCGCGGACGAGCGAGGATCGGCGAGCGGGCCCATCGACCTCGGCTTCCGGTCGTACCGGCTGGCGGCATCAAACATTCAGAGTTGGGGAGGCGAGGTCGACGGGGATGTTGGTCAGACGCTGCTCGACGCAGTAGACAACCTCGTCGAAGGCCGTACGACCGACGACCTGCTTGTCGAGATGATGCTGCGCCTGGGGGTGGAGCTCACGGTCCCAGTGGAGCAGCGTGAGGTCGCCGGATCGACGCTGTACAGCGTCGGCGGCGGCACGCTCTTCGCGCACTTCGGCACAGACATCACCGTGCAACGCGCGAAGGAGATTGCTCGCGCGATCCAGGCTTGGCGGGACGAAGACGCACCCGAGTCCGACGTCTCCGTGGTGGTGCGTGACACCGGTTTCGCCGACAGCTCCGCCAAGCTCAACCTTGCGGCCGCGCTCAACCAGGTTGGCATCACGACGCTGCGATCCGTCTGA
- a CDS encoding DEAD/DEAH box helicase family protein encodes MLARRSGQIDVGDVSDLGIGNRRKLDDETILENLHAVQAATGLLPEASLQSMNFTVEMETGTGKTYVYLRTIYELHQLYGFTKFVIVVPSVAIKEGVETSIRQLRDHFAALYGNPPVEHFQYDSTNLSRVRSFAVADSIQIMIVTVAAINKATNNIRKPSEALGGEKAIDLIRATRPFLIIDEPQSVYGDAGFGKKKGAGRTALEEFGAIASVRYSATHPKSDKANLVFALDSIAAHDNQLVKQIEVDALETEASGTRAYVKLDSTSRRSGAISAKVRVDTESGGSTTRTVKTVTVGDNLADVTGLERYRAYDVENIRFGDDGWIQLTTLAEPLGVGEVSGDDLAPIERTREMIARTIRRHLDKELAVAERAGRGAEKVKVLSLFFIDHVANYRRYDSDGVEQPGDYARIFEDQYAKLVTEQKYQVLRSGLTPEETARAAHQGYFSIDRSKKVGDRLIDTSETTEKGRQAAGLAYEQIMRDKEGLTTPGTPIRFVFTHSALQEGWDNPNVFQICVLRNTGTERWRRQSVGRGLRLAVNGAGERERDRSINRLTVIAHEDFATFAEGLQKELAEELGLTFGIVTAAGISTIQYTADVDGRPTATPIGADAAGALVDALESDGYVDSKGVVQDSLRALVANDPERLRSIIAAAVPAAAVQAVVHAVRRLARPIDIRPARTHRSVKASQSQLQSPQFAELWSRIRHRTVYELDIKQEQLEQELTGAVVGMPPVPTRKATWVSTIVRVGHDGVSGFDGEASRAKVNYADAEDLPDILSLLADRTQLTRATLARVLANSGRLDGFKRNPQKFIDQVTSVLLGAMQQLLVAGVKYTRIPADRPDAERSYAQEIFTERELSGYVGSGGNIVADADGEPLHFSKSVYEHVVTDSAVEREFARQLQQHESVQLFVKLPASFTVPTPLGSYNPDWAAVVADGEAETVYFVAETKGTTDLSALRPSEQRKIMAAREHFTAIRASDARVDLIYTQTPVVTIEDLFAQVPSDGWRA; translated from the coding sequence GTGCTCGCCCGACGCTCCGGGCAGATCGATGTCGGCGACGTCTCTGATCTCGGCATCGGCAACCGACGCAAGCTCGACGACGAGACGATCCTCGAGAACCTGCACGCTGTTCAGGCCGCGACCGGTCTGCTGCCAGAGGCGTCGCTGCAGTCGATGAACTTCACGGTCGAGATGGAGACGGGCACGGGCAAGACCTACGTCTACCTGCGCACGATCTACGAACTGCACCAGCTCTACGGGTTCACGAAGTTCGTCATCGTAGTGCCGTCGGTCGCGATCAAGGAAGGCGTGGAGACCTCGATCCGGCAGCTGCGGGATCACTTCGCTGCCCTGTATGGGAACCCCCCGGTCGAGCACTTCCAGTACGACTCGACCAACCTCTCGCGCGTTCGGTCGTTCGCGGTCGCCGACTCGATCCAGATCATGATCGTCACGGTCGCCGCGATCAACAAGGCGACCAACAACATCCGCAAGCCATCTGAAGCGCTCGGCGGGGAGAAGGCGATCGACCTCATCCGTGCCACGCGGCCCTTCCTCATCATCGATGAACCCCAGTCGGTGTACGGCGATGCCGGGTTCGGGAAGAAGAAGGGCGCCGGTCGAACGGCACTCGAGGAGTTCGGTGCGATCGCCTCGGTGCGGTACTCAGCCACGCATCCCAAGAGCGACAAGGCCAACCTCGTCTTCGCGCTCGATTCCATCGCAGCGCATGACAACCAGCTCGTCAAGCAGATCGAGGTCGATGCGCTGGAGACCGAGGCTTCGGGAACTCGGGCATACGTCAAGCTTGACTCCACGAGCCGCAGGAGCGGAGCGATTAGTGCGAAGGTGCGCGTCGACACTGAATCAGGCGGAAGCACTACCCGCACCGTCAAGACCGTCACGGTGGGCGACAACCTCGCCGATGTCACCGGGCTCGAGCGCTACCGCGCCTATGACGTGGAGAACATTCGGTTCGGAGACGACGGCTGGATCCAGCTCACCACTCTCGCGGAGCCACTCGGCGTCGGCGAGGTGTCCGGCGATGACCTCGCTCCGATCGAGCGCACGCGAGAGATGATAGCGCGGACGATCCGACGGCACCTCGACAAGGAGCTCGCCGTTGCCGAGCGTGCTGGGCGCGGGGCAGAGAAGGTCAAGGTCCTCAGCCTGTTCTTCATCGACCACGTCGCTAACTACAGGCGTTACGACTCCGACGGCGTCGAGCAGCCCGGAGACTACGCCCGCATCTTCGAAGATCAATACGCGAAGCTAGTCACAGAGCAGAAGTACCAGGTGCTGCGATCAGGGCTCACACCGGAGGAGACAGCGAGGGCGGCACATCAGGGGTACTTCTCGATCGATCGATCGAAGAAGGTCGGCGACCGGCTCATCGACACGTCGGAGACCACCGAGAAAGGGCGCCAGGCGGCCGGTCTTGCATACGAGCAGATCATGCGCGACAAGGAGGGCCTTACGACGCCCGGAACGCCGATCAGGTTCGTGTTCACTCACTCCGCCCTGCAGGAGGGTTGGGACAATCCAAACGTGTTCCAGATCTGTGTGCTGCGCAATACCGGCACGGAGCGCTGGCGGCGGCAGTCCGTGGGGCGCGGCCTGCGCCTCGCAGTCAACGGCGCGGGTGAGCGCGAACGCGATCGATCGATCAACCGCCTCACCGTGATCGCGCACGAGGACTTCGCGACATTCGCCGAAGGGTTGCAGAAGGAGCTCGCCGAGGAGCTCGGTCTCACGTTCGGCATCGTCACCGCAGCTGGCATCTCAACGATCCAGTACACGGCCGATGTCGATGGAAGGCCGACCGCGACGCCGATCGGTGCGGATGCCGCTGGAGCGCTGGTCGATGCCCTCGAGTCGGATGGGTATGTCGACAGCAAGGGCGTGGTGCAGGACTCACTGCGCGCACTGGTCGCCAACGATCCTGAGCGGCTTCGATCGATCATCGCGGCCGCAGTGCCGGCAGCGGCGGTGCAGGCGGTGGTGCACGCCGTACGCAGGCTCGCGCGCCCGATCGACATTCGGCCAGCACGCACTCATCGCTCGGTGAAGGCGTCGCAGTCACAGTTGCAGTCGCCGCAGTTCGCCGAGCTGTGGAGCCGGATTCGGCACCGCACCGTCTACGAGTTGGACATTAAGCAGGAGCAACTTGAGCAAGAGTTGACTGGAGCGGTGGTCGGGATGCCTCCGGTCCCAACTCGGAAGGCCACGTGGGTCAGCACCATCGTGCGAGTTGGTCATGACGGTGTGTCCGGTTTCGATGGCGAGGCGTCTCGCGCGAAGGTGAACTACGCCGACGCGGAGGATCTGCCCGACATCCTGTCGTTGCTCGCCGATCGCACGCAGCTCACCCGGGCAACGCTCGCGCGAGTGCTCGCCAACTCGGGGCGGCTCGACGGATTCAAGCGCAATCCTCAGAAGTTCATCGACCAAGTGACCTCGGTCCTCCTCGGCGCCATGCAGCAGCTGCTTGTCGCGGGCGTAAAGTACACCCGGATTCCGGCCGATCGGCCCGATGCAGAGCGCTCCTACGCGCAGGAGATCTTCACGGAGCGCGAACTGTCTGGGTACGTCGGCTCGGGTGGGAACATCGTCGCTGACGCTGACGGCGAGCCCCTGCACTTCTCGAAGTCGGTGTACGAGCATGTCGTCACCGATTCCGCAGTTGAGCGAGAGTTCGCCCGGCAGTTGCAGCAGCACGAGTCGGTGCAGCTCTTCGTGAAGTTGCCGGCATCCTTCACCGTGCCGACGCCGCTCGGCTCCTACAATCCTGACTGGGCGGCCGTCGTGGCGGACGGTGAAGCGGAGACGGTCTACTTTGTGGCGGAGACCAAAGGCACCACGGATCTCTCGGCGTTGCGGCCCTCGGAGCAGAGGAAGATCATGGCCGCGCGCGAGCACTTCACGGCAATCCGTGCGAGCGACGCGAGGGTCGACCTGATCTACACCCAGACTCCGGTTGTGACG